Proteins found in one Coffea eugenioides isolate CCC68of chromosome 5, Ceug_1.0, whole genome shotgun sequence genomic segment:
- the LOC113770974 gene encoding early nodulin-like protein 2 produces MTMLLRTLVIAAAVAAAFVDTAMAANYVVGAPTGGWDLNTQLQSWANAKKFFVGDTLNFVYGPSHSLLQVSKPDYDACLTNASIASYSGGNTAITLSSSGNSYYICGTSGHCDRGMKVVISVLPAPAPPTAAPSVPPPAATPSSPTPATPSGSPTSSPTGSPAASPPKPAAPANSPKLSPSVSPSKSPASSPSKSPAISPASSPPPSPTPAAESPAASPPSPNATSPSGSPPPSSANKVNVVSFTMTVGFIIMMLLTL; encoded by the exons ATGACAATGTTGCTCAGGACATTGGTGATTGCAGCTGCTGTAGCAGCAGCATTTGTTGACACGGCCATGGCCGCGAATTATGTGGTGGGAGCGCCAACTGGTGGATGGGATCTCAATACACAATTGCAATCATGGGCAAACGCTAAAAAATTCTTCGTTGGAGACACTCTGA ATTTTGTGTATGGACCAAGCCATAGTCTGCTTCAAGTTTCAAAGCCAGATTATGATGCCTGCCTGACGAATGCCTCCATAGCATCTTACTCTGGAGGGAACACTGCTATAACCCTTTCTTCCTCAGGAAACAGCTACTACATTTGTGGAACATCTGGACATTGTGACAGAGGAATGAAAGTGGTTATCAGTGTACTTCCTGCACCTGCGCCCCCAACAGCCGCTCCATCGGTTCCTCCTCCAGCAGCCACTCCATCCTCCCCAACACCAGCAACTCCTTCAGGTTCCCCAACTTCAAGTCCTACAGGTTCGCCTGCTGCATCTCCACCCAAACCTGCAGCTCCAGCCAACTCTCCAAAACTGTCTCCTTCAGTGTCACCCTCCAAGTCACCTGCAAGCAGTCCATCCAAGTCACCAGCCATCAGTCCTGCATCATCACCTCCTCCCAGTCCCACTCCTGCTGCTGAATCCCCGGCAGCAAGTCCACCATCTCCTAACGCAACTTCACCATCTGGTTCTCCCCCACCATCTTCAGCTAACAAAGTCAATGTGGTATCTTTCACAATGACAGTGGGCTTCATCATCATGATGCTACTGACTCTCTGA
- the LOC113770060 gene encoding uncharacterized protein LOC113770060 isoform X2: MQQPTPIEGWPLASPDWLSWVTRMSAIKKDLWIQTGIFDAIMISFLDISAILGVPPVDFNLDVHQRLLEMYAEFDQSHGLFSSPKWNSSIRAYSSFLKDFKGKDGSPVTDEEHLAFLVYWLHKIIFCNPDNKISKELQKVAFALHAGISVNIPVLVLSHLYRGIYELISKQFKAAGGPLWILQLWLKSYFPELGSKLTDEPTGAFGYQLGQFPPTPKSLEECFRFFYDCTSRPSYMPFPQHTGPPWHRIICTQAPASFKYDNHDVWANFVLCRDLPVSLCVDEENKSKFGVEIYLPNLVSRQFGLVQDVPFPFLETHNRQLIPRRKLTESDMSDVAAQFAKRKQDFRFCSFNFSQASSENFNSWWLKYIQGQKKEDWVQVWHRIAPQSGENVTKTSPSRGHEMKRKLSPQLHGLPIRINQVTMSSELQAPLGPGAESPATAIPKQKRIRKSGSGSYKETARRILDPEPLISTTSVCPDDSPVIQKAVDDIHAKEADVEVNLEEKFDKGGGKEMDFLKKTTAGMARESLEGDLLYPGLSKATSKVVDPLVGPYVSETPAISQQKGNLSPNELSSSTSLDQVPLAPGLIPPLDPSKLCATESMAIRQQKDAPATKYPAASTSVDQMTSIGPSKSSVNESPGVSQPKNTPGAQNSSSQTFGDQAPLNSQRILPTDPYDTSAPFADQAPLNSQWIHPSDPYNTSAPFDPVAIFKDLENFLELESFSDGFQLSSTNSEKTQLSEEEFNKHVSTVKNLISFSLEAISHPGRLPVLISTCKSLLASGRLPCQQALYLQQLVNNLPYLTQRYEVATRELSELEKVLQQKDALLKELRTSFHLSKELTDRRSAIMIRQQEIEEAVHVLLAEGDALKKEDDRANEDLRLLAEKAATARSQYEEVKPQSQSILSKQIQVMADMDSIEKQWADIQGNQSYLP; this comes from the exons ATGCAGCAGCCTACTCCGATCGAGGGGTGGCCACTTGCATCCCCTGACTGGCTTTCATGGGTAACTCGCATGTCTGCCATTAAAAAGGATCTCTGGATCCAAACTGGGATATTTGATGCTATCATGATCAGCT TTCTTGATATCTCTGCAATTTTGGGGGTTCCACCCGTTGACTTTAACTTGGATGTGCATCAGAGGCTTCTAGAAATGTATGCTGAATTTGATCAGTCCCATGGTCTTTTCTCTAGCCCTAAATGGAACTCTTCCATACGGGCATATAGTTCCTTTCTAAAGGATTTCAAAGGTAAAGATGGCTCTCCTGTTACCGACGAAGAACACCTCGCTTTTCTAGTTTACTGGCTGCATAAAATTATTTTCTGCAACCCAGATAACAAAATCTCAAAAGAATTACAAAAAGTGGCTTTTGCCCTTCATGCTGGTATCTCTGTAAATATTCCTGTACTAGTACTGTCCCATTTGTATCGAGGCATCTATGAATTAATTTCTAAGCAGTTTAAAGCTGCAGGAGGTCCCTTGTGGATTTTGCAACTGTGGCTTAAATCCTATTTTCCTGAGCTTGGTTCCAAGCTCACTGATGAACCCACTGGAGCTTTTGGATATCAACTCGGTCAATTTCCTCCCACCCCAAAATCATTGGAAGAATGTTTCCGATTCTTTTATGATTGTACTTCTCGACCTTCATACATGCCATTTCCCCAGCACACTGGCCCTCCCTGGCACCGTATAATTTGCACACAAGCTCCAGCAAGCTTCAAGTATGATAACCATGATGTTTGGGCCAATTTTGTCCTATGTAGAGACCTTCCCGTTTCCCTGTGTGTGgatgaagaaaataaaagcaAGTTCGGTGTGGAAATTTACCTTCCAAATTTGGTTTCTAGACAATTCGGATTGGTGCAAGATGTGCCATTTCCTTTTCTGGAGACCCATAACAGGCAATTGATACCTCGGCGCAAGTTGACTGAGTCTGATATGTCAGATGTTGCAGCGCAATTTGCCAAAAGGAAACAGGATTTCAGATTCTGTTCCTTTAACTTTTCTCAGGCGAGCAGCGAGAACTTCAATTCCTGGTGGCTGAAGTACATTCAGGGCCAAAAGAAAGAGGACTGGGTTCAAGTGTGGCACAGAATTGCTCCACAATCTGGTGAAAATGTTACGAAAACTTCTCCCTCGAGAGGCcatgaaatgaaaaggaaaCTCAGTCCTCAACTCCATG GCCTTCCGATTAGGATTAATCAAGTAACAATGTCCTCTGAACTGCAAGCACCTCTTGGTCCCGGTGCAGAATCTCCAGCAACTGCCATTCCAAAACAGAAGCGAATTAGAAAATCTGGCAGTGGGTCCTATAAAGAGACTGCTAGGAGGATTCTTGATCCT GAACCATTGATATCAACTACGTCAGTCTGCCCGGATGATTCACCTGTGATTCAGAAGGCAGTTGATGATATTCACGCTAAGGAAGCAGATGTTGAAGTGAACTTAGAGGAAAAGTTTGACAAAGGAGGTGGGAAAGAAATGGACTTTCTCAAGAAAACAACTGCTGGAATGGCTAGAGAAAGCCTTGAAGGAGATCTATTATATCCTGGGCTTTCTAAAGCGACCAGTAAGGTAGTAGATCCACTTGTTGGTCCTTATGTGAGTGAGACTCCTGCTATTAGCCAACAAAAGGGTAATCTCAGCCCTAATGAGCTGTCTTCATCAACTTCACTGGATCAG GTTCCTCTGGCTCCTGGGTTGATTCCTCCTCTGGATCCTTCTAAGTTGTGTGCAACTGAATCTATGGCAATTAGGCAGCAAAAGGATGCCCCAGCTACCAAGTACCCAGCTGCATCAACTTCTGTGGATCAG ATGACTTCAATTGGTCCTTCTAAGTCCTCTGTCAATGAATCTCCGGGCGTTAGCCAGCCAAAGAATACTCCAGGTGCTCAGAATTCATCATCACAGACTTTTGGGGATCAG GCTCCTCTTAATTCTCAGCGGATACTTCCAACTGATCCATACGACACTTCTGCTCCTTTTGCGGATCAG GCTCCTCTTAATTCTCAGTGGATACATCCATCTGATCCATACAACACTTCTGCTCCTTTTGATCCAGTGGCTATTTTCAAAGACTTGGAAaatttcttggaattggaaaGTTTCTCAGATGGCTTCCAACTATCTAGCACTAATTCTGAAAAGACACAGCTTTCAGAAGAAGAATTCAACAAGCATGTCTCAACTGTCAAGAATCTGATCTCATTTTCTCTAGAAGCCATCTCCCATCCCGGAAGGCTGCCAGTGCTGATTTCTACTTGCAAGTCCTTGCTGGCCTCTGGAAGGCTTCCTTGTCAGCAGGCCTTGTACCTTCAGCAATTAGTGAACAACCTCCCATACTTGACTCAGCGCTATGAAGTTGCTACTCGTGAATTATCTGAATTGGAGAAGGTGCTTCAGCAAAAAGATGCTCTCCTAAAGGAATTGAGGACTTCTTTCCATTTGTCCAAGGAATTAACAGATAGAAGATCAGCTATCATGATCAGGcagcaagaaatagaagaggCTGTACATGTACTTCTTGCTGAAGGAGACGCGCTGAAGAAAGAAGACGATCGAGCAAATGAGGATTTGCGTTTGTTAGCTGAAAAAGCTGCCACTGCTAGATCGCAATATGAAGAAGTCAAGCCACAATCACAAAGCATATTATCAAAGCAAATTCAAGTAATGGCCGACATGGACAGCATTGAGAAACAATGGGCTGATATTCAGGGCAATCAATCTTATCTGCCTTAG
- the LOC113770060 gene encoding uncharacterized protein LOC113770060 isoform X1, with translation MQQPTPIEGWPLASPDWLSWVTRMSAIKKDLWIQTGIFDAIMISCNVPAIDKPLLFSSLLFWDCSTNTFHLTCGAMTPTVLDISAILGVPPVDFNLDVHQRLLEMYAEFDQSHGLFSSPKWNSSIRAYSSFLKDFKGKDGSPVTDEEHLAFLVYWLHKIIFCNPDNKISKELQKVAFALHAGISVNIPVLVLSHLYRGIYELISKQFKAAGGPLWILQLWLKSYFPELGSKLTDEPTGAFGYQLGQFPPTPKSLEECFRFFYDCTSRPSYMPFPQHTGPPWHRIICTQAPASFKYDNHDVWANFVLCRDLPVSLCVDEENKSKFGVEIYLPNLVSRQFGLVQDVPFPFLETHNRQLIPRRKLTESDMSDVAAQFAKRKQDFRFCSFNFSQASSENFNSWWLKYIQGQKKEDWVQVWHRIAPQSGENVTKTSPSRGHEMKRKLSPQLHGLPIRINQVTMSSELQAPLGPGAESPATAIPKQKRIRKSGSGSYKETARRILDPEPLISTTSVCPDDSPVIQKAVDDIHAKEADVEVNLEEKFDKGGGKEMDFLKKTTAGMARESLEGDLLYPGLSKATSKVVDPLVGPYVSETPAISQQKGNLSPNELSSSTSLDQVPLAPGLIPPLDPSKLCATESMAIRQQKDAPATKYPAASTSVDQMTSIGPSKSSVNESPGVSQPKNTPGAQNSSSQTFGDQAPLNSQRILPTDPYDTSAPFADQAPLNSQWIHPSDPYNTSAPFDPVAIFKDLENFLELESFSDGFQLSSTNSEKTQLSEEEFNKHVSTVKNLISFSLEAISHPGRLPVLISTCKSLLASGRLPCQQALYLQQLVNNLPYLTQRYEVATRELSELEKVLQQKDALLKELRTSFHLSKELTDRRSAIMIRQQEIEEAVHVLLAEGDALKKEDDRANEDLRLLAEKAATARSQYEEVKPQSQSILSKQIQVMADMDSIEKQWADIQGNQSYLP, from the exons ATGCAGCAGCCTACTCCGATCGAGGGGTGGCCACTTGCATCCCCTGACTGGCTTTCATGGGTAACTCGCATGTCTGCCATTAAAAAGGATCTCTGGATCCAAACTGGGATATTTGATGCTATCATGATCAGCTGTAATGTTCCTGCTATTGACAAACCGCTGCtcttttcctctctcttgttttggGACTGTTCTACCAATACTTTTCATCTAACATGTGGTGCCATGACCCCAACAGTTCTTGATATCTCTGCAATTTTGGGGGTTCCACCCGTTGACTTTAACTTGGATGTGCATCAGAGGCTTCTAGAAATGTATGCTGAATTTGATCAGTCCCATGGTCTTTTCTCTAGCCCTAAATGGAACTCTTCCATACGGGCATATAGTTCCTTTCTAAAGGATTTCAAAGGTAAAGATGGCTCTCCTGTTACCGACGAAGAACACCTCGCTTTTCTAGTTTACTGGCTGCATAAAATTATTTTCTGCAACCCAGATAACAAAATCTCAAAAGAATTACAAAAAGTGGCTTTTGCCCTTCATGCTGGTATCTCTGTAAATATTCCTGTACTAGTACTGTCCCATTTGTATCGAGGCATCTATGAATTAATTTCTAAGCAGTTTAAAGCTGCAGGAGGTCCCTTGTGGATTTTGCAACTGTGGCTTAAATCCTATTTTCCTGAGCTTGGTTCCAAGCTCACTGATGAACCCACTGGAGCTTTTGGATATCAACTCGGTCAATTTCCTCCCACCCCAAAATCATTGGAAGAATGTTTCCGATTCTTTTATGATTGTACTTCTCGACCTTCATACATGCCATTTCCCCAGCACACTGGCCCTCCCTGGCACCGTATAATTTGCACACAAGCTCCAGCAAGCTTCAAGTATGATAACCATGATGTTTGGGCCAATTTTGTCCTATGTAGAGACCTTCCCGTTTCCCTGTGTGTGgatgaagaaaataaaagcaAGTTCGGTGTGGAAATTTACCTTCCAAATTTGGTTTCTAGACAATTCGGATTGGTGCAAGATGTGCCATTTCCTTTTCTGGAGACCCATAACAGGCAATTGATACCTCGGCGCAAGTTGACTGAGTCTGATATGTCAGATGTTGCAGCGCAATTTGCCAAAAGGAAACAGGATTTCAGATTCTGTTCCTTTAACTTTTCTCAGGCGAGCAGCGAGAACTTCAATTCCTGGTGGCTGAAGTACATTCAGGGCCAAAAGAAAGAGGACTGGGTTCAAGTGTGGCACAGAATTGCTCCACAATCTGGTGAAAATGTTACGAAAACTTCTCCCTCGAGAGGCcatgaaatgaaaaggaaaCTCAGTCCTCAACTCCATG GCCTTCCGATTAGGATTAATCAAGTAACAATGTCCTCTGAACTGCAAGCACCTCTTGGTCCCGGTGCAGAATCTCCAGCAACTGCCATTCCAAAACAGAAGCGAATTAGAAAATCTGGCAGTGGGTCCTATAAAGAGACTGCTAGGAGGATTCTTGATCCT GAACCATTGATATCAACTACGTCAGTCTGCCCGGATGATTCACCTGTGATTCAGAAGGCAGTTGATGATATTCACGCTAAGGAAGCAGATGTTGAAGTGAACTTAGAGGAAAAGTTTGACAAAGGAGGTGGGAAAGAAATGGACTTTCTCAAGAAAACAACTGCTGGAATGGCTAGAGAAAGCCTTGAAGGAGATCTATTATATCCTGGGCTTTCTAAAGCGACCAGTAAGGTAGTAGATCCACTTGTTGGTCCTTATGTGAGTGAGACTCCTGCTATTAGCCAACAAAAGGGTAATCTCAGCCCTAATGAGCTGTCTTCATCAACTTCACTGGATCAG GTTCCTCTGGCTCCTGGGTTGATTCCTCCTCTGGATCCTTCTAAGTTGTGTGCAACTGAATCTATGGCAATTAGGCAGCAAAAGGATGCCCCAGCTACCAAGTACCCAGCTGCATCAACTTCTGTGGATCAG ATGACTTCAATTGGTCCTTCTAAGTCCTCTGTCAATGAATCTCCGGGCGTTAGCCAGCCAAAGAATACTCCAGGTGCTCAGAATTCATCATCACAGACTTTTGGGGATCAG GCTCCTCTTAATTCTCAGCGGATACTTCCAACTGATCCATACGACACTTCTGCTCCTTTTGCGGATCAG GCTCCTCTTAATTCTCAGTGGATACATCCATCTGATCCATACAACACTTCTGCTCCTTTTGATCCAGTGGCTATTTTCAAAGACTTGGAAaatttcttggaattggaaaGTTTCTCAGATGGCTTCCAACTATCTAGCACTAATTCTGAAAAGACACAGCTTTCAGAAGAAGAATTCAACAAGCATGTCTCAACTGTCAAGAATCTGATCTCATTTTCTCTAGAAGCCATCTCCCATCCCGGAAGGCTGCCAGTGCTGATTTCTACTTGCAAGTCCTTGCTGGCCTCTGGAAGGCTTCCTTGTCAGCAGGCCTTGTACCTTCAGCAATTAGTGAACAACCTCCCATACTTGACTCAGCGCTATGAAGTTGCTACTCGTGAATTATCTGAATTGGAGAAGGTGCTTCAGCAAAAAGATGCTCTCCTAAAGGAATTGAGGACTTCTTTCCATTTGTCCAAGGAATTAACAGATAGAAGATCAGCTATCATGATCAGGcagcaagaaatagaagaggCTGTACATGTACTTCTTGCTGAAGGAGACGCGCTGAAGAAAGAAGACGATCGAGCAAATGAGGATTTGCGTTTGTTAGCTGAAAAAGCTGCCACTGCTAGATCGCAATATGAAGAAGTCAAGCCACAATCACAAAGCATATTATCAAAGCAAATTCAAGTAATGGCCGACATGGACAGCATTGAGAAACAATGGGCTGATATTCAGGGCAATCAATCTTATCTGCCTTAG
- the LOC113771677 gene encoding putative glycine-rich cell wall structural protein 1, protein MNQSGIKCSKDWLGPGVTKAGLGGLNAGGGACETNGGGGGGGGEDNGGTGGTGGVGAGNGGGGGGGGTDVEGFCGLEISPPAGGASPPPPAGGGGGGTELSLGLGLGLGFGVGLVRDELGGLGLGTTGDW, encoded by the coding sequence ATGAATCAGTCAGGGATCAAATGCAGCAAAGATTGGCTGGGACCTGGTGTAACCAAGGCTGGACTTGGAGGGCTCAATGCTGGTGGTGGAGCTTGTGAAACCAATGGCGGTGGAGGCGGCGGAGGTGGCGAAGATAATGGTGGAACTGGAGGTACTGGAGGTGTTGGTGCTGGtaatggtggtggtggtggtggtggtggtacTGATGTAGAGGGATTTTGTGGGCTAGAAATTTCACCACCCGCAGGCGGTGCTAGTCCTCCTCCTCCtgctggtggtggtggtggtggtacTGAACTTTCGCTAGGACTAGGATTAGGATTAGGATTTGGAGTAGGACTTGTAAGAGACGAGCTTGGTGGACTGGGGTTAGGCACCACTGGAGATTGGTAA